A stretch of the Bradyrhizobium sp. CCBAU 53351 genome encodes the following:
- a CDS encoding adenylate/guanylate cyclase domain-containing protein, with protein sequence MPKFLRIGVLQSNVSGYTSKAWCVRRAGSVVFLKWGAVEVHGAGDGRRVYWTRLPQEKTVRCGTVQRAQDYAKAAIARRRSHRYEPLAGPIAPRRRSAERSAELKQALATILIVDIVRSTEKAAKLGDARWTKIMGHYYAAVRKELKSTRGKEVVTTGDGVLATFKAPASGIRCATAIQKAVRTLGLDIRVGLHAGEYSMSGGEMVGLAFHIGTRVAAKARAGEVLVSSAVKDLMARSEIRFRDHGVHQLKGVPARWRLYRVED encoded by the coding sequence ATGCCCAAATTCCTACGCATCGGAGTCCTTCAGTCGAACGTGTCGGGATACACGTCGAAGGCGTGGTGCGTCCGGCGCGCTGGCTCGGTGGTCTTCCTGAAGTGGGGAGCCGTCGAGGTCCATGGCGCCGGCGACGGGCGAAGGGTCTATTGGACGCGCCTGCCGCAGGAGAAGACGGTTCGCTGCGGCACGGTGCAGCGCGCCCAGGACTATGCCAAGGCCGCGATCGCCCGGCGCCGCAGTCATCGCTACGAACCGCTGGCCGGACCGATCGCGCCTCGGCGCCGATCAGCCGAGCGCAGCGCCGAGCTCAAGCAGGCGCTCGCCACCATCCTGATCGTCGATATCGTCCGCTCCACCGAAAAGGCCGCAAAGCTCGGCGATGCGCGCTGGACGAAAATCATGGGCCACTATTACGCGGCGGTCCGCAAGGAGTTGAAGAGCACGCGCGGCAAGGAAGTGGTGACGACCGGTGACGGCGTGCTGGCGACATTCAAGGCGCCGGCATCCGGCATCCGTTGCGCGACCGCGATCCAGAAGGCCGTGCGCACGCTGGGGCTCGACATCAGGGTCGGGCTGCATGCGGGCGAGTATAGCATGAGCGGGGGCGAGATGGTCGGTCTCGCGTTTCACATCGGCACGCGCGTCGCCGCCAAGGCGCGCGCCGGCGAGGTCCTGGTCTCGAGCGCGGTCAAGGACCTGATGGCGCGATCCGAGATCCGCTTCAGGGACCACGGCGTGCACCAGCTCAAGGGCGTTCCGGCGCGGTGGCGGCTGTACCGGGTCGAGGATTGA
- a CDS encoding EAL domain-containing protein codes for MGFFARLGDAFAIGDTTDPLGRSLLVEQFRVLREQVPVLYAALLVNSISVGLLLPDTVSAWLRFALPAALLAACLFRLAQWLRLKKADFTAEEAYRELAKVRLATVVLSSSFVIWILALFMVVDPGLRVSVSLLLFMGCVGTAYCLGSFPPSSRLTMLIAGAPIATLLLLSGDGMLVSVGINLLALLVLLARMINTNFRSFVNLVETHGRLSEEGDRARAAEQIATAFAERFDRALNNMSQGLCFFDDDQRLIVCNRQYLEVYDLDPKRVRPGMKLNDIVDLRYSAGSAPKMSKQDYLAWRNSDPVIAANSDTTVELTNGRIVRIRHRPMEGKGWVATHEDITERHRTERALAEAEASFRLLFEENPLPMWVVDAKTRRLIAVNGAMCRHYGYSRQDLLALSEHQLAYGEQQAGAERDCELHRTAGGEAIEVVIESRPLAYEGQSAHVCVAFDVTERNRAQQRVSYLACHDALTELPNRAALDQHLGAAIERAEITDSPFAVLCIDLDHFKAINDRFGHAVGDAVLCEASRRLQDAAQGSYVARVGGDEFIGIIDRSPLPATAELLATRMRAQFEHPIEVDGHALKIDLCVGIALYPRDADNSASLLANADAALYRAKHDGRGAIRLFTSAMDQQLRDRRALEHDLRNAVERGELYLEYQPQQHRDGTLMAYEALVRWRHPVRGSIPPGAFIPIAEQSGSIAQIDDWVLMEACREAASWDQPLRVAVNVSAAQFRRENLDGQVRRALRDSGLPAARLELEITEGVLIEDMPRAKRTMQSLKALGILIALDDFGTGYSSLSYLEAFPLDRIKIDRSFVASLGQGERSLAIVRAVIGLAHGLGVPVLAEGIETDTQMSLLIQEGCDEMQGYLIGRPGSLVPSRPGKNARRRAAS; via the coding sequence ATGGGTTTCTTCGCGCGGCTTGGTGACGCTTTCGCGATCGGTGATACGACCGATCCGCTCGGCCGTTCGCTGCTCGTCGAGCAGTTCCGCGTGCTCCGCGAGCAGGTGCCGGTGCTTTATGCCGCGCTTCTGGTCAACAGCATCAGCGTAGGGCTGCTGCTTCCGGACACGGTCTCGGCGTGGCTGCGATTTGCCTTGCCAGCCGCTCTGCTGGCGGCCTGTCTGTTTCGGCTGGCCCAGTGGCTCCGGCTGAAGAAGGCCGATTTCACCGCCGAGGAAGCGTACCGGGAGCTCGCAAAGGTTCGTCTCGCCACGGTGGTGCTCAGCTCCAGCTTCGTGATCTGGATCCTGGCGCTGTTCATGGTGGTCGATCCCGGCCTGCGCGTGTCGGTCTCCCTGCTTCTCTTCATGGGCTGCGTCGGAACGGCTTACTGCCTCGGCAGCTTCCCGCCATCGTCCCGGCTGACGATGCTGATCGCGGGTGCACCGATCGCGACGCTGCTGCTGCTCTCCGGCGACGGGATGCTGGTCTCGGTCGGAATCAATCTGCTGGCGCTGCTCGTCCTGCTCGCCCGGATGATCAACACCAATTTCCGCTCCTTCGTGAATCTGGTCGAGACGCACGGACGGCTGTCCGAAGAGGGTGACCGCGCCCGGGCCGCAGAGCAGATTGCGACCGCGTTCGCGGAGCGCTTCGACAGGGCGCTCAACAACATGTCCCAGGGCCTCTGCTTCTTCGACGACGACCAGCGCCTGATCGTCTGCAACCGGCAATATCTCGAGGTCTACGATCTCGACCCGAAACGGGTCCGGCCGGGCATGAAGCTGAACGACATCGTCGATCTCCGCTATTCGGCCGGCAGCGCACCGAAGATGTCGAAGCAGGACTATCTGGCCTGGCGCAACAGCGATCCGGTGATCGCTGCGAATTCGGACACGACCGTGGAATTGACCAACGGACGGATCGTGCGGATCCGGCATCGCCCGATGGAGGGGAAGGGCTGGGTCGCGACCCACGAGGACATCACGGAGCGCCATCGCACCGAGAGAGCACTCGCTGAGGCGGAAGCCTCTTTCCGCCTGCTCTTCGAAGAGAACCCGCTTCCGATGTGGGTGGTCGATGCGAAGACGCGCCGGCTCATTGCCGTGAATGGTGCGATGTGCCGGCATTACGGCTATTCCCGCCAGGATCTCCTCGCGCTGTCCGAGCATCAGCTCGCCTATGGCGAGCAGCAAGCCGGAGCCGAGCGCGACTGCGAATTGCACAGGACCGCCGGCGGCGAGGCGATCGAGGTCGTGATCGAATCCCGGCCGCTCGCCTATGAGGGACAGTCCGCCCATGTCTGCGTCGCCTTCGACGTGACGGAGCGCAATCGGGCGCAGCAGAGGGTGAGTTATCTCGCGTGTCACGATGCGCTGACGGAACTGCCCAACAGGGCCGCTCTGGACCAGCATCTCGGCGCGGCGATCGAACGCGCGGAGATCACCGACAGCCCCTTCGCCGTGCTCTGCATCGATCTCGATCACTTCAAGGCGATCAACGACCGTTTCGGCCATGCCGTCGGCGACGCCGTGCTCTGCGAGGCCTCGCGGCGCCTGCAGGACGCCGCGCAAGGCTCCTACGTCGCGCGCGTCGGCGGCGACGAGTTCATCGGCATCATCGACCGGTCGCCGCTGCCGGCAACGGCAGAGCTGCTTGCCACCAGGATGCGCGCTCAGTTCGAGCATCCGATCGAGGTCGACGGCCATGCGCTGAAGATCGATCTCTGCGTCGGCATCGCGCTGTATCCGAGAGACGCCGACAATTCCGCTTCCCTGCTTGCGAACGCGGATGCCGCGCTGTATCGCGCCAAGCACGACGGCCGGGGAGCCATCCGCCTGTTCACCAGCGCGATGGACCAGCAGCTGCGGGATCGCCGCGCGCTGGAGCACGATTTGCGCAATGCCGTCGAGCGCGGCGAGCTCTATCTGGAGTATCAGCCGCAGCAGCATCGGGACGGCACGCTCATGGCCTATGAGGCGCTGGTGCGCTGGCGGCATCCGGTGCGCGGGAGCATTCCTCCCGGCGCGTTCATTCCGATCGCGGAGCAGAGCGGCTCCATCGCGCAGATCGACGACTGGGTCCTGATGGAAGCGTGCCGGGAGGCGGCGTCATGGGATCAGCCGCTCCGGGTGGCCGTCAACGTCTCCGCGGCGCAGTTTCGTCGGGAAAACCTCGACGGCCAGGTCCGCAGGGCGCTGCGGGACAGCGGGCTTCCGGCCGCGCGTCTCGAGCTCGAAATCACCGAAGGCGTCCTGATCGAGGACATGCCGCGGGCCAAGAGGACGATGCAATCGCTCAAGGCGCTGGGCATCCTGATCGCGCTCGACGATTTCGGAACCGGATATTCGTCGCTGTCGTACCTCGAAGCGTTCCCGCTGGATCGCATCAAGATCGATCGATCCTTCGTCGCCTCGCTCGGCCAGGGCGAGCGATCGCTGGCCATCGTACGGGCCGTGATCGGCCTCGCCCACGGGCTCGGCGTGCCGGTCCTGGCGGAAGGTATCGAGACCGACACGCAGATGTCGCTCCTGATCCAGGAAGGCTGCGACGAGATGCAGGGATATCTGATCGGGCGGCCCGGCAGCCTCGTGCCGTCCAGGCCCGGCAAGAACGCGCGAAGGCGAGCGGCATCCTGA
- a CDS encoding DMT family transporter has protein sequence MPAAASVRAAHPRPRDWLLLASLVLIWAVSWPVIKIGVGQISPIWYGCLRYAIAALILFAVLVARGELALPPLADVTVVVISGTLQMAAYSALTGLALTILPPGRASVLAFSTPIVVAPLAA, from the coding sequence TTGCCGGCCGCCGCCTCGGTCCGAGCCGCCCACCCCAGGCCGCGCGACTGGCTGCTGCTGGCGTCACTGGTGTTGATCTGGGCCGTGAGCTGGCCGGTCATCAAGATCGGTGTCGGCCAGATATCGCCGATCTGGTATGGCTGCCTTCGCTATGCGATCGCGGCGCTCATCCTGTTCGCAGTTCTTGTTGCGCGCGGTGAGCTTGCCCTGCCGCCGCTTGCTGATGTCACGGTCGTCGTCATATCGGGTACGCTTCAGATGGCGGCGTATTCGGCGCTCACGGGTCTTGCCCTGACGATCTTGCCGCCGGGGCGTGCGTCCGTGCTGGCCTTTTCGACGCCCATCGTGGTCGCGCCGCTCGCGGCCTAG
- a CDS encoding DMT family transporter: MIASPSFAVVGRQTLAYAMLMGAATAWAVTIVTVRAHRFTSSALSLAPWQMLIAAILLLPIAIFAEGATPAISPLGAATLVYVAPVATAFAYWAVVEAGRRFAASTMSMALLATPSVGLVISAWVLNEPINASLVAGVALTATGIRLTIATTRSR, from the coding sequence GTGATCGCCTCGCCCTCCTTTGCCGTCGTCGGCAGGCAGACGCTGGCCTATGCCATGCTGATGGGCGCCGCCACGGCCTGGGCCGTCACCATCGTGACCGTGCGGGCGCATCGCTTCACCTCTTCGGCGTTGAGCCTCGCGCCCTGGCAGATGCTGATCGCCGCCATCCTGCTGCTGCCGATCGCGATCTTCGCCGAAGGAGCGACCCCGGCGATATCGCCGCTTGGTGCGGCCACGCTCGTCTACGTGGCGCCGGTCGCAACCGCATTCGCCTACTGGGCCGTGGTCGAGGCCGGGCGTCGCTTCGCCGCGAGCACCATGTCGATGGCGCTGCTGGCGACACCCAGCGTCGGGCTCGTGATTTCCGCTTGGGTGCTGAACGAGCCGATCAATGCGTCTCTCGTCGCAGGGGTGGCTCTGACCGCGACCGGAATCCGCCTGACGATTGCGACGACGCGAAGTCGATGA
- a CDS encoding sugar ABC transporter ATP-binding protein, which translates to MNDLVLSLSKATKLYAGVPAIDGVDFDLRRGEIHALVGENGAGKSTLTKVMAGVVTLTSGGMSVDGVEVTPRTPLEARNLGIAMVFQENSLVPTMTVAQNLFLGQEKFYNRLRGIYIAAQQFLQSLNFDVTPTATVGGLGAAKKQMVEIARAVLHKAKVIIFDEPTATLTPEEKKYFFDLVKDLKRRGVSIIFISHALEEALLLADRITVLRDGKHVVTDDASRFDRARIVQAMVGRNLSNTLYGARKTQIRPSGKRVLTVQNLKMAPMVKNNSLSVFAGQITGVFGLVGAGRTETFKIVAGVMKRDFFHGGEVILGDKPVRYRVPAPAVQAGIAYVTEDRKVEGFFETASIARNIYLGLLAKFPRGRAWLSRRESTATGKSWIERLKVRAIGDEAKVVELSGGNQQKVVIAKSLIQDPELIIFDEPTRGVDVGAIVEIHELINSLADKGKAVVVISSYLPEIMALSDRILVCRQGKVVEEFSALEATEEAIMYAAIH; encoded by the coding sequence ATGAACGACCTGGTCCTGTCGCTGTCGAAGGCGACCAAGCTTTACGCCGGCGTGCCCGCCATCGACGGCGTCGATTTCGACCTGCGGCGCGGCGAGATCCATGCGCTGGTCGGCGAGAACGGTGCGGGCAAGTCGACGCTGACGAAAGTCATGGCCGGCGTCGTGACGCTGACATCTGGCGGCATGAGCGTCGACGGCGTCGAGGTCACCCCGAGGACTCCGTTGGAGGCGCGCAATCTCGGCATCGCCATGGTGTTCCAGGAGAACAGCCTGGTGCCGACGATGACGGTGGCGCAGAACCTGTTCCTCGGCCAGGAGAAGTTCTACAACCGCCTGCGCGGCATCTACATCGCGGCCCAGCAATTCCTGCAATCGCTCAATTTCGACGTGACGCCGACGGCGACGGTCGGCGGCCTGGGGGCGGCCAAGAAGCAGATGGTCGAGATCGCGCGCGCCGTCCTGCACAAGGCCAAGGTGATCATCTTCGACGAGCCGACGGCGACGCTGACGCCGGAGGAGAAGAAATACTTCTTCGACCTGGTCAAGGACCTGAAGCGGCGCGGGGTCTCCATCATCTTCATCTCGCATGCGCTCGAAGAGGCGCTGTTGCTTGCCGACCGCATCACGGTGCTGCGCGACGGCAAGCATGTGGTGACCGACGATGCCTCCCGCTTCGACCGGGCGCGCATCGTCCAGGCGATGGTGGGGCGGAATCTCTCCAACACGCTCTACGGCGCGCGCAAGACGCAAATCCGCCCTTCGGGCAAGCGGGTGCTGACGGTGCAGAACCTGAAGATGGCGCCGATGGTGAAGAACAATTCGCTGTCGGTGTTCGCGGGCCAGATCACCGGCGTGTTCGGCCTCGTCGGCGCCGGGCGCACCGAGACCTTCAAGATCGTCGCAGGCGTCATGAAGCGAGACTTCTTCCATGGCGGCGAGGTGATCCTCGGAGACAAGCCGGTGCGCTACCGCGTTCCCGCCCCGGCGGTGCAGGCGGGCATTGCCTACGTGACCGAGGACCGCAAGGTCGAAGGGTTCTTCGAGACCGCATCGATTGCGCGCAACATCTATCTCGGCCTGCTTGCCAAGTTTCCCAGGGGACGCGCCTGGCTGTCGCGACGCGAGAGCACGGCGACCGGAAAATCGTGGATCGAGCGCCTCAAGGTGCGCGCCATCGGCGACGAGGCCAAGGTCGTCGAGTTGTCCGGCGGCAACCAGCAGAAGGTCGTGATCGCCAAATCGCTGATCCAGGATCCGGAGCTGATCATATTCGACGAGCCGACGCGGGGCGTCGATGTCGGGGCCATCGTCGAGATTCACGAGCTGATCAACTCACTGGCCGACAAGGGCAAGGCGGTGGTCGTGATTTCGTCCTACCTGCCGGAGATCATGGCGCTGTCGGACCGCATCCTGGTGTGCCGGCAAGGCAAGGTCGTCGAGGAGTTCTCCGCGCTGGAGGCGACGGAGGAAGCCATCATGTACGCGGCGATCCATTGA